One part of the Amaranthus tricolor cultivar Red isolate AtriRed21 chromosome 16, ASM2621246v1, whole genome shotgun sequence genome encodes these proteins:
- the LOC130803264 gene encoding uncharacterized protein LOC130803264 isoform X2 — protein MASMAYSMSYQYNPKNIIQQKTHQIMNFSPPLCSLSCEEEPQKKKLNDPINRRELILRSSELATLGAIFHFSGTKPSYLGVQKSPPSLALCPATNNCISTSESTSDLNHYAPPWNYNPEGGRGSKNPVSKEVAMQELLEVIKSTKPDKFTPKIMEKKDDYVRVEYESPIMGFWFPPGKKSILEYRSASRFGSFDFDVNRKRIKVLRQELEKKGWASEYTI, from the exons ATGGCATCAATGGCGTATTCAATGAGTTACCAATATAATCCCAAAAATATCATTCAGCAGAAAACCCATCAAATTATGAACTTCTCTCCACCTCTCTGCAGTCTTTCTTGCGAAGAGGAGCCGCAGAAGAAGAAGCTCAATGATCCAATCAACAGAAGAGAATTGATTCTTAGAAGCAGTGAGCTTGCTACACTTGGAGCTATTTTCCATTTCAG TGGAACTAAACCAAGTTATTTGGGAGTGCAAAAGAGCCCACCTTCCTTAGCTCTATGTCCTGCTACTAATAATTGTATTTCCACCTCTGAAAGTACCTCTGACCTCAACCATTATGCCCCTCCTTG GAACTATAACCCTGAGGGAGGGAGAGGGAGCAAAAACCCTGTTAGTAAAGAAGTTGCAATGCAGGAGCTTCTAGAAGTT ATCAAATCAACAAAACCAGACAAGTTTACACCTAAAATCATGGAGAAGAAAGACGATTATGTACGCGTGGAATACGAAAGTCCCATAATGGGG TTCTGGTTTCCTCCGGGGAAGAAGTCTATTCTAGAGTACCGTTCTGCATCTCGATTTGGGAGTTTTGATTTCGATGTGAATAGAAAACGAATCAAG GTGTTGAGGCAAGAGTTAGA
- the LOC130803264 gene encoding uncharacterized protein LOC130803264 isoform X1 codes for MASMAYSMSYQYNPKNIIQQKTHQIMNFSPPLCSLSCEEEPQKKKLNDPINRRELILRSSELATLGAIFHFSGTKPSYLGVQKSPPSLALCPATNNCISTSESTSDLNHYAPPWNYNPEGGRGSKNPVSKEVAMQELLEVIKSTKPDKFTPKIMEKKDDYVRVEYESPIMGFVDDVEFWFPPGKKSILEYRSASRFGSFDFDVNRKRIKVLRQELEKKGWASEYTI; via the exons ATGGCATCAATGGCGTATTCAATGAGTTACCAATATAATCCCAAAAATATCATTCAGCAGAAAACCCATCAAATTATGAACTTCTCTCCACCTCTCTGCAGTCTTTCTTGCGAAGAGGAGCCGCAGAAGAAGAAGCTCAATGATCCAATCAACAGAAGAGAATTGATTCTTAGAAGCAGTGAGCTTGCTACACTTGGAGCTATTTTCCATTTCAG TGGAACTAAACCAAGTTATTTGGGAGTGCAAAAGAGCCCACCTTCCTTAGCTCTATGTCCTGCTACTAATAATTGTATTTCCACCTCTGAAAGTACCTCTGACCTCAACCATTATGCCCCTCCTTG GAACTATAACCCTGAGGGAGGGAGAGGGAGCAAAAACCCTGTTAGTAAAGAAGTTGCAATGCAGGAGCTTCTAGAAGTT ATCAAATCAACAAAACCAGACAAGTTTACACCTAAAATCATGGAGAAGAAAGACGATTATGTACGCGTGGAATACGAAAGTCCCATAATGGGG TTTGTTGATGATGTTGAGTTCTGGTTTCCTCCGGGGAAGAAGTCTATTCTAGAGTACCGTTCTGCATCTCGATTTGGGAGTTTTGATTTCGATGTGAATAGAAAACGAATCAAG GTGTTGAGGCAAGAGTTAGA